One Streptomyces sp. B21-105 genomic region harbors:
- a CDS encoding quaternary amine ABC transporter ATP-binding protein, with protein MTTQTEVPQRRGTPQDSGPTPVISVRRLWKVFGPKADRVPESEELCGLTRRELMDRTGCTAAVRDVHFDVSPGEVFVVMGLSGSGKSTLVRCLTRLIEPTAGEIVFEGEDIRQADDKRLRDLRRRKFSMVFQHFGLLPHRRVVDNVAFGLEIRGMGRAERAKRALEVVELVGLAGYENSYPDQLSGGMQQRVGLARALAGDPDVLFFDEPFSALDPLIRRDMQNEVIRLHHEVGKTMVFITHDLSEALKLGDRILIMRDGKMVQCGTGDELVGAPANDYVREFVKDVPRGDVLTLRWIMRPPADGDALDGPELGPDVVVKEATRAVLAADKPVKVVENGKLLGIVGDEEILAVVAGQEGGA; from the coding sequence ATGACCACCCAGACCGAGGTGCCGCAGCGGCGCGGCACCCCCCAGGACTCGGGTCCCACCCCGGTCATCTCCGTGCGCAGGCTGTGGAAGGTGTTCGGGCCGAAGGCCGACCGGGTGCCGGAGTCCGAGGAGCTGTGCGGTCTCACCCGGCGTGAGCTGATGGACCGGACCGGCTGCACCGCCGCCGTGCGCGACGTGCACTTCGACGTCTCGCCCGGCGAGGTCTTCGTCGTCATGGGGCTGTCCGGCTCCGGCAAGTCCACCCTGGTGCGATGTCTGACCCGGCTGATCGAGCCCACCGCGGGCGAGATCGTCTTCGAGGGCGAGGACATCCGCCAGGCCGACGACAAGCGCCTGCGCGACCTGCGCCGCCGAAAGTTCTCCATGGTCTTCCAGCACTTCGGGCTGCTGCCCCACCGCCGGGTCGTCGACAACGTGGCCTTCGGCCTGGAGATCCGGGGGATGGGCAGGGCCGAGCGTGCCAAGCGGGCACTGGAGGTCGTCGAGCTCGTCGGCCTCGCCGGCTACGAGAACTCCTACCCCGACCAGCTGTCCGGCGGCATGCAGCAGCGCGTCGGCCTGGCCCGCGCGCTGGCCGGCGACCCCGACGTGCTCTTCTTCGACGAGCCGTTCTCGGCGCTCGACCCGCTGATCCGCCGCGACATGCAGAACGAGGTCATCCGCCTGCACCACGAGGTCGGCAAGACCATGGTGTTCATCACCCACGACCTGTCCGAGGCCCTCAAGCTGGGCGACCGCATCCTGATCATGCGGGACGGCAAGATGGTCCAGTGCGGCACCGGCGACGAGCTGGTCGGCGCCCCGGCCAACGACTACGTGCGCGAGTTCGTCAAGGACGTGCCGCGCGGCGATGTGCTCACCCTGCGGTGGATCATGCGGCCGCCGGCGGACGGCGACGCCCTGGACGGCCCCGAGCTGGGCCCCGACGTCGTGGTCAAGGAGGCCACCCGCGCGGTGCTCGCGGCCGACAAGCCCGTCAAGGTCGTAGAGAACGGCAAACTGCTCGGCATCGTCGGTGACGAGGAGATCCTCGCCGTGGTCGCCGGGCAGGAAGGCGGCGCCTGA
- a CDS encoding aldehyde dehydrogenase family protein, with product MADLYVNGEWRAPVAGGHREIRCPADGTLTATVSEGTRPDTEAAIAAAREAFDAGPWPGTPERERGALLLRTADLIERDAEVFARAESLDTGKRVVESAYDIADVVSCFRYYGGIAGTDAGRVIDTGRNDTVSRVVYEPIGVCALITPWNYPLLQASWKVAPALLAGNTIVLKPSELTPSTSILLMKALEEAGLPAGAANLVLGAGPEVGAPLSEDPRVDMVSFTGGLETGRRIMATAAATVKKVALELGGKNPNVVFADADFDTAVDFALTAVFLHSGQVCSAGARLIVEDSLHDRFVDEVVRRARLIRLGGPYDDEAETGALISAQHRDKVEAYVAAGLAEGAVLRCGGARPDDPALAGGHYYPPTVLDECRQDMRVVHEESFGPVLTVERFTDEDDAVRIANDTEYGLAGAVWTQDAGKAQRVARRLRHGTVWINDYHPYVPQAEWGGFGHSGVGRELGPSGLNEYREPKHIWQNIQPRPQRWFSG from the coding sequence GTGGCAGACCTGTATGTGAATGGCGAATGGCGGGCCCCGGTGGCCGGCGGTCACCGGGAGATCCGATGTCCCGCTGACGGGACGCTCACGGCGACCGTATCGGAAGGAACGCGCCCCGACACCGAGGCGGCGATCGCCGCGGCCCGGGAGGCCTTCGACGCCGGCCCCTGGCCGGGTACCCCCGAGCGTGAGCGCGGCGCACTCCTGCTGCGCACCGCCGACCTGATCGAGCGCGACGCCGAGGTCTTCGCCCGCGCGGAGTCCCTGGACACCGGCAAGCGGGTGGTGGAGAGTGCGTACGACATCGCCGACGTCGTCTCCTGCTTCCGCTACTACGGCGGCATCGCCGGAACCGACGCGGGCCGGGTCATCGACACCGGCCGCAATGACACCGTCAGCCGCGTCGTGTACGAGCCGATCGGCGTGTGCGCACTGATCACCCCGTGGAACTACCCTCTGCTGCAAGCCAGTTGGAAGGTCGCCCCGGCCCTCCTGGCCGGCAACACGATCGTTTTGAAGCCCAGCGAACTCACCCCCTCCACCTCGATCCTGCTGATGAAGGCGCTCGAGGAGGCCGGGCTGCCGGCCGGCGCGGCCAACCTCGTCCTGGGCGCCGGCCCCGAGGTCGGGGCTCCGCTGTCCGAGGACCCCCGCGTCGACATGGTCTCCTTCACCGGCGGCCTGGAGACCGGCAGGCGCATCATGGCCACCGCCGCCGCGACCGTGAAGAAGGTCGCGCTGGAACTGGGCGGCAAGAACCCCAACGTCGTCTTCGCCGACGCCGACTTCGACACGGCCGTGGACTTCGCCCTCACCGCGGTCTTCCTGCACTCGGGCCAGGTGTGCTCGGCCGGCGCCCGGCTGATCGTCGAGGACTCACTGCACGACCGCTTCGTCGACGAGGTCGTCCGCCGCGCCCGGCTGATCCGCCTCGGCGGCCCCTACGACGACGAGGCCGAGACCGGAGCGCTCATCTCCGCACAGCACCGGGACAAGGTCGAGGCCTATGTCGCGGCCGGCCTCGCCGAGGGAGCCGTACTGCGCTGCGGCGGCGCACGCCCCGACGACCCCGCCCTCGCGGGCGGCCACTACTACCCGCCCACCGTGCTCGACGAGTGCCGGCAGGACATGCGCGTGGTGCACGAGGAGTCGTTCGGCCCGGTGCTCACCGTGGAGCGCTTCACCGACGAGGACGACGCCGTACGCATCGCCAACGACACCGAGTACGGACTCGCCGGGGCGGTGTGGACGCAGGACGCCGGCAAGGCGCAGCGGGTCGCCCGGCGGCTGCGGCACGGCACGGTGTGGATCAACGACTACCACCCCTATGTGCCGCAGGCGGAGTGGGGTGGTTTCGGGCATTCGGGTGTGGGCCGGGAGCTGGGACCGTCCGGTCTGAACGAGTACCGAGAGCCCAAGCACATATGGCAGAACATCCAACCCCGGCCGCAGCGCTGGTTCAGCGGCTGA
- the purU gene encoding formyltetrahydrofolate deformylase, giving the protein MSKRFPRPQPGREFVLTLSCPDSAGLVHAVSGYLVRNSGNILESQQFDDRLQGRFFMRVHFDVSDPNVDLEGLRYRFGPVAQAYGISWSLSDAATPTRTLIMVSKFGHCLNDLLFRQRAGALNIEIPAIVSNHQEFEKLAETYGIPFHHVPVTRDTKPEAEARLLELVRDLDIDLVVLARYMQILSDDLCKQLEGRAINIHHSFLPSFKGARPYDQAYDRGVKLVGATAHYVTSDLDEGQIIEQGVVRVDHSLDPGELVTVGRDVEAQVLAHAVKWHSESRVMVEGNRTVVFR; this is encoded by the coding sequence GTGTCCAAAAGGTTCCCCCGCCCGCAGCCTGGCCGTGAGTTCGTCCTCACCCTTTCCTGCCCCGACAGTGCCGGGCTGGTTCACGCCGTGAGCGGCTATCTCGTCAGGAACTCCGGCAACATCCTGGAAAGCCAGCAGTTCGACGACCGGCTCCAGGGCCGTTTCTTCATGCGGGTCCACTTCGACGTCTCCGACCCGAACGTCGATCTGGAGGGCCTGCGGTACCGCTTCGGCCCCGTCGCCCAGGCCTACGGCATCTCGTGGTCCCTCAGCGACGCCGCCACGCCGACCCGGACGCTGATCATGGTGTCCAAGTTCGGGCACTGCCTGAACGACCTGCTCTTCCGCCAGCGGGCGGGCGCGCTCAACATCGAGATCCCCGCGATCGTCTCCAACCACCAGGAGTTCGAGAAGCTCGCGGAGACGTACGGCATTCCGTTCCACCACGTCCCGGTGACCCGGGACACCAAGCCGGAGGCCGAGGCACGACTGCTCGAACTCGTCCGTGACCTGGACATCGACCTGGTGGTGCTGGCCCGCTACATGCAGATCCTCTCCGACGACCTGTGCAAGCAGCTCGAGGGCCGCGCCATCAACATCCACCACTCCTTCCTCCCCAGCTTCAAGGGCGCACGCCCCTACGACCAGGCCTACGACCGCGGGGTGAAGCTCGTCGGCGCGACGGCGCACTATGTGACGTCGGACCTGGACGAGGGCCAGATCATCGAGCAGGGCGTCGTGCGGGTGGACCACTCGCTGGACCCGGGCGAGCTGGTCACGGTCGGCCGGGACGTGGAGGCGCAGGTGCTCGCGCACGCCGTGAAGTGGCACAGCGAGAGCCGCGTGATGGTCGAGGGCAACCGCACGGTCGTCTTCCGCTGA
- a CDS encoding 5,10-methylenetetrahydrofolate reductase, whose product MAAAGLGGLGALLRTVRYEVLPARTTEEKVLAHVPRDVVVTVTASPVKGLEPTLDLAGRLAAHGYRTVPHVPARLLRDDLHLKEVVDRLREAGVDDVFVPAGDADPPAGPYEGSLPVLRRLSELGGPFARVGVTGYPESHPLIHDDVTVQAMWDKREHATYLVSNLCFDPRVLGEWLGRIRRRDVTLPVHVGVAGPVQRAKLLAMATKIGVGESARFLTRHPSWFVRLAAPGGYAPHTLLARTRNALTDPASKVAGLHLFTFNQIAETERWRRSLLDRLEG is encoded by the coding sequence TTGGCCGCCGCAGGACTCGGCGGGCTCGGCGCGCTGCTGAGGACGGTCCGCTACGAGGTGCTGCCGGCGAGGACCACCGAGGAGAAGGTCCTCGCCCATGTCCCGCGGGACGTCGTCGTCACCGTGACGGCGTCACCGGTCAAGGGCCTGGAACCGACCCTCGACCTCGCCGGCCGGCTGGCCGCGCACGGGTACCGCACGGTCCCGCACGTCCCCGCCCGGCTCCTGCGGGACGACCTGCACCTGAAGGAGGTCGTGGACCGGCTGCGCGAGGCGGGCGTGGACGACGTGTTCGTCCCGGCGGGCGACGCCGACCCGCCGGCCGGACCCTACGAGGGGTCGCTGCCGGTGCTACGCCGCCTGAGCGAGCTGGGCGGGCCGTTCGCCCGCGTCGGGGTCACCGGCTATCCCGAGAGCCACCCGCTCATCCACGACGACGTCACCGTCCAGGCGATGTGGGACAAGCGCGAGCACGCCACGTACCTCGTGAGCAACCTCTGCTTCGACCCGCGGGTGCTGGGGGAGTGGCTCGGGCGTATCAGGCGCCGGGACGTGACCCTGCCGGTCCATGTCGGCGTCGCGGGGCCCGTGCAGCGGGCGAAGCTGCTGGCCATGGCGACGAAGATCGGGGTGGGGGAGTCGGCCCGTTTCCTGACCCGGCACCCGTCGTGGTTCGTGCGCCTCGCCGCGCCCGGCGGCTACGCGCCTCACACGCTGCTCGCCCGCACGCGGAACGCCCTCACAGACCCGGCGTCCAAGGTTGCGGGGCTGCACCTGTTCACCTTCAACCAGATCGCGGAGACGGAGCGGTGGCGGCGGTCCCTGCTGGACCGGTTGGAGGGCTGA
- the betA gene encoding choline dehydrogenase, with the protein MAPVQYDFVIVGGGSAGSALANRLSADPANRVLVLEAGRSDFPWDVFIHMPAALTYPIGSRFYDWKYESEPEPHMGGRRVYHARGKVLGGSSSINGMIFQRGNPMDYERWAADPGMESWDYAHCLPYFRRMENCLAADPDDEFRGHSGPLVLERGPATNPLFGAFLKATEEAGHAPTDDVNGFRQEGFAKFDRNVHRGRRLSASKAYLKPVRKRPNLTVTTRALVTRVLFEGKKAVGVEYRRGKGAPKQVRAKEVILCGGAINSPQLLQLSGVGNAGELRALGIDVVHDLPGVGENMQDHLEVYIQYACKQPVSMQPYLAKWRAPFIGLQWLFRKGPAATNHFEAGGFARSNEDVDYPNLMFHFLPIAVRYDGSVPAGGHGYQVHVGPMYSDAIGSVKIKSRDPGEHPALRFNYLSTEQDRREWVEAIRVARKLLNQPALAPYNGGEISPGPSVESDEEILAWVAEDGETALHPSCTCKMGTDEMSVVDPASMRVHGVDGLRVVDASVMPYVTNGNIYAPVMMIAEKAADLILGKKPLAPSNAAYYRHGDARLRAE; encoded by the coding sequence ATGGCTCCTGTGCAGTACGACTTCGTGATCGTCGGTGGTGGTTCCGCGGGCAGTGCACTGGCAAACAGGCTGTCCGCCGACCCGGCGAACCGGGTTCTGGTCCTGGAAGCGGGCCGGTCGGACTTCCCGTGGGACGTCTTCATCCACATGCCCGCGGCGCTGACCTACCCGATCGGCAGCCGCTTCTACGACTGGAAGTACGAGTCCGAGCCCGAGCCCCACATGGGCGGTCGGCGCGTCTACCACGCGCGCGGCAAGGTACTGGGCGGGTCCAGCAGCATCAACGGCATGATCTTCCAGCGTGGCAACCCCATGGACTACGAGCGCTGGGCCGCCGATCCCGGCATGGAGTCCTGGGACTACGCGCACTGCCTGCCCTACTTCCGGCGCATGGAGAACTGCCTCGCGGCCGACCCCGACGACGAGTTCCGCGGCCACAGCGGCCCCCTCGTCCTGGAGCGCGGCCCGGCGACGAACCCTCTCTTCGGCGCCTTCCTCAAGGCCACCGAGGAAGCGGGCCACGCCCCCACCGACGACGTCAACGGCTTCCGGCAGGAAGGCTTCGCCAAGTTCGACCGCAACGTCCACCGCGGTCGCCGGCTCTCCGCCTCGAAGGCGTATCTGAAGCCCGTCCGCAAACGCCCCAACCTCACGGTCACCACCCGCGCCCTCGTCACCCGTGTGCTCTTCGAGGGCAAGAAGGCGGTCGGCGTCGAGTACCGGCGCGGCAAGGGCGCCCCGAAGCAGGTGCGCGCCAAGGAGGTCATCCTCTGCGGCGGCGCGATCAACTCGCCGCAGCTGCTCCAGCTCTCCGGCGTCGGCAACGCCGGGGAACTGCGGGCGCTCGGCATCGACGTCGTCCACGACCTCCCCGGCGTCGGCGAGAACATGCAGGACCACCTGGAGGTCTACATCCAGTACGCCTGCAAGCAGCCCGTCTCCATGCAGCCGTACCTGGCGAAGTGGCGGGCGCCCTTCATCGGGCTCCAGTGGCTGTTCCGCAAGGGCCCGGCCGCCACCAACCACTTCGAGGCCGGCGGGTTCGCCCGCAGCAACGAGGACGTGGACTATCCCAACCTGATGTTCCACTTCCTGCCGATCGCGGTCCGCTACGACGGCTCCGTGCCGGCCGGCGGACACGGCTATCAGGTGCACGTCGGACCCATGTACTCCGACGCCATCGGCTCGGTGAAGATCAAGAGCCGGGACCCGGGGGAGCACCCCGCCCTGCGCTTCAACTACCTCTCCACCGAGCAGGACCGCCGCGAGTGGGTCGAGGCGATCCGGGTGGCCCGCAAGCTCCTCAACCAGCCCGCGCTCGCCCCCTACAACGGCGGGGAGATCTCCCCCGGACCGTCCGTCGAGTCGGACGAGGAGATCCTCGCCTGGGTCGCCGAGGACGGCGAGACCGCCCTGCACCCGTCCTGCACCTGCAAGATGGGCACAGACGAGATGTCCGTCGTCGACCCCGCCAGCATGCGCGTGCACGGCGTGGACGGACTGCGGGTGGTGGACGCCTCCGTCATGCCGTACGTCACCAACGGCAACATCTACGCACCGGTGATGATGATCGCCGAGAAGGCCGCCGACCTGATCCTCGGCAAGAAGCCCCTGGCGCCGTCGAACGCCGCGTACTACCGCCACGGTGACGCGCGGCTGCGGGCGGAGTAG
- a CDS encoding IclR family transcriptional regulator translates to MQSVDRAISVLEILAQRGEAGVSEVAAEIEVHKSTAFRLLGALEARGLVEQAGERGKYRLGFGIVRLAGAVTGRIDITQQGRPVCERLAEEIGETVNIAVMQEQYAINLYQVRGPGAVTAHNWVGQLTPLHATSSGKILLAHLPAKERATLLTAAGMKKVTPYTITAKTKLEKNLVTAREQGYAFTLEELEIGLHAMAAPVRNRDGEVIAALSASGPSYRFTEERLHELSPVLVKGADEISHRMGFLG, encoded by the coding sequence GTGCAGTCGGTCGACCGCGCCATCAGCGTCCTGGAGATCCTCGCGCAGCGTGGCGAAGCCGGTGTCAGCGAGGTGGCCGCCGAGATCGAGGTGCACAAGTCCACGGCCTTCCGTCTCCTCGGAGCCCTGGAAGCGCGCGGCCTGGTCGAGCAGGCCGGCGAGCGCGGCAAGTACCGGCTCGGCTTCGGCATCGTGCGCCTGGCCGGCGCGGTCACGGGCCGTATCGACATCACGCAGCAGGGCCGTCCGGTGTGCGAGCGGCTGGCCGAGGAGATCGGCGAGACCGTCAACATCGCCGTGATGCAGGAGCAGTACGCGATCAACCTGTACCAGGTGCGCGGACCGGGAGCGGTCACCGCGCACAACTGGGTGGGCCAGCTGACTCCGCTGCACGCCACGTCGAGCGGCAAGATCCTGCTGGCCCACCTGCCGGCGAAGGAGCGCGCCACGCTGCTGACGGCCGCGGGCATGAAGAAGGTCACCCCGTACACCATCACCGCGAAGACGAAGCTGGAGAAGAACCTCGTCACCGCCCGGGAGCAGGGTTACGCCTTCACCCTGGAGGAGCTGGAGATCGGTCTGCACGCCATGGCCGCCCCGGTGCGCAACCGGGACGGCGAGGTCATCGCCGCTCTCAGCGCCTCCGGACCGTCGTACCGGTTCACCGAGGAACGGCTGCACGAACTGTCCCCGGTGCTGGTCAAGGGCGCCGACGAGATCAGTCACCGCATGGGCTTCCTGGGCTGA
- a CDS encoding aromatic ring-hydroxylating oxygenase subunit alpha, translating into MTSTGLPDSLIATLPGSSYTDPAVFAQEQEHIFETMWFCVARASELAKPGAFRTVDVGRESILVTRARDNSIRAYFNVCRHRGAKLCTEESGEVKRAFQCPYHAWTYGLDGKLVAAPNLTKMPDVGRTEYGLVSVAVREWLGYVWVCLAENPPSFEEDVIGEVVARLGDVESIERYDIDNLSVGRRITYDVKANWKLVIENFMECYHCATIHPELTEVLPEFADGYAAQYYVGHGAEFGEEVQGFTVDGSEGLDRIPGVAEDQDRRYYAITVRPQVFINLVPDHVIFHRMYPVAADRTIVECDWLYLPHVVESGKDVSRSVELFDRVNRQDFEACERTQPGMSSRLYAKGGVLVPSEHHIGAFHDWVNERLGAPRG; encoded by the coding sequence GTGACCTCGACCGGCCTGCCCGACAGCCTGATCGCCACTCTTCCCGGCTCCTCCTACACCGATCCGGCGGTCTTCGCCCAGGAGCAGGAGCACATATTCGAGACCATGTGGTTCTGCGTCGCCCGGGCGTCCGAGCTGGCGAAGCCCGGGGCCTTCCGCACCGTCGACGTGGGCCGCGAGAGCATCCTGGTCACCCGGGCCAGGGACAACTCGATCCGCGCCTACTTCAACGTCTGCCGGCATCGCGGGGCCAAGCTGTGCACCGAGGAGTCCGGCGAGGTCAAGCGGGCCTTCCAGTGCCCGTACCACGCCTGGACGTACGGTCTGGACGGCAAGCTGGTCGCGGCGCCGAACCTGACCAAGATGCCCGACGTCGGCCGCACCGAGTACGGCCTGGTGAGTGTCGCCGTGCGGGAATGGCTCGGCTACGTCTGGGTCTGCCTCGCGGAGAACCCGCCGTCCTTCGAGGAGGACGTCATCGGTGAGGTCGTGGCCCGCCTGGGCGACGTCGAGTCGATCGAGCGGTACGACATCGACAACCTGTCCGTCGGGCGTCGGATCACCTATGACGTGAAGGCGAACTGGAAGCTCGTCATCGAGAACTTCATGGAGTGCTACCACTGCGCGACGATCCATCCCGAACTGACCGAGGTGCTGCCGGAGTTCGCGGACGGGTACGCGGCCCAGTACTACGTGGGCCATGGCGCGGAGTTCGGTGAGGAGGTCCAGGGGTTCACGGTGGACGGCTCCGAGGGCCTGGACCGCATTCCGGGGGTCGCCGAGGACCAGGACCGGCGTTACTACGCGATCACCGTGCGGCCGCAGGTGTTCATCAACCTCGTCCCCGACCACGTGATCTTCCACCGGATGTACCCGGTGGCGGCCGACCGCACGATCGTCGAGTGCGACTGGCTTTATCTGCCGCACGTCGTCGAGAGCGGCAAGGACGTCAGCCGGTCCGTGGAACTCTTCGACCGGGTCAACCGGCAGGACTTCGAGGCCTGTGAGCGGACCCAGCCCGGCATGAGCTCACGGCTGTACGCCAAGGGCGGTGTGCTGGTGCCCAGCGAACACCACATCGGTGCCTTCCATGACTGGGTGAACGAGCGCCTCGGCGCTCCCCGGGGGTGA
- a CDS encoding NAD(P)/FAD-dependent oxidoreductase, which produces MRTVAVVGASLAGLSAARSLRKQGFDGRLVVIGDEPHRPYDRPPLSKEFLSGTLGEAELALEAEGEDLAAEWLLGTRATGLDHPARTVRLADGREVRADGFVIATGAVARALPGSAGLAGVHTLRTLDDARALRDELAGGGRLVVIGGGFIGAEVASTAYALGLDVTVVEAAPTPLAGPLGATMGAVVSGLHTDHGVRLLCGVGVKGLSGEHRVDAVLLEDGRSVPADIVVVGVGARPCVAWLEGSGIALDDGVKCGADGRTSLAGVVAVGDCANWYDPRVGRHRRVEHWTGARERPEAAVATLLAGGAVEPGVPRPPYFWSDQYGVRIQFAGHAAEADSITVEAGSADDRDVLAVYRRDGRPVAVLGMNQPRLFMRARKQLAAGTS; this is translated from the coding sequence GTGAGGACCGTCGCCGTGGTCGGCGCCTCCCTCGCCGGTCTGTCGGCGGCGCGCTCGCTGCGCAAGCAGGGCTTCGACGGACGCCTGGTCGTCATCGGGGACGAGCCGCACCGCCCCTACGACAGGCCCCCGCTGTCCAAGGAGTTCCTGTCCGGCACCCTCGGCGAGGCCGAACTCGCCCTGGAGGCGGAGGGCGAGGACCTGGCGGCGGAGTGGCTGCTCGGCACCCGCGCCACCGGCCTCGACCACCCCGCGCGCACCGTCCGTCTCGCCGACGGACGTGAGGTGCGTGCCGACGGCTTCGTCATCGCCACCGGTGCCGTGGCGCGCGCCCTGCCGGGCTCCGCGGGCCTCGCCGGAGTGCACACCCTGCGCACCCTGGACGACGCCCGTGCCCTGCGGGACGAACTGGCGGGCGGCGGACGCCTGGTGGTGATAGGCGGCGGTTTCATCGGCGCCGAGGTCGCCTCCACCGCGTACGCCCTCGGTCTCGACGTGACCGTCGTGGAAGCGGCCCCCACCCCGCTCGCCGGGCCGCTCGGCGCCACCATGGGGGCCGTCGTCTCCGGTCTCCACACCGATCACGGTGTGCGGCTGTTGTGCGGCGTCGGTGTCAAGGGGCTGAGCGGGGAGCACCGGGTCGACGCCGTCCTGCTGGAGGACGGCCGCAGCGTCCCCGCCGACATCGTCGTCGTCGGAGTCGGGGCCCGCCCGTGCGTCGCATGGCTGGAGGGTTCCGGCATCGCCCTCGACGACGGCGTGAAGTGCGGTGCGGACGGCCGTACCAGCCTGGCCGGTGTGGTCGCGGTCGGCGACTGCGCCAACTGGTACGACCCCCGGGTCGGCCGTCACCGCCGCGTGGAGCACTGGACCGGCGCGCGCGAGCGCCCGGAGGCCGCCGTCGCCACCCTGCTGGCGGGGGGTGCGGTCGAGCCGGGTGTGCCCCGGCCGCCGTACTTCTGGTCGGACCAGTACGGCGTCCGCATCCAGTTCGCCGGCCACGCGGCCGAGGCCGACAGCATCACCGTCGAGGCGGGCTCGGCGGACGACCGCGACGTCCTCGCCGTCTACCGGCGTGACGGCCGGCCGGTCGCCGTGCTCGGCATGAACCAGCCGCGGCTGTTCATGCGGGCGCGCAAGCAACTGGCCGCCGGAACGTCTTGA
- a CDS encoding bifunctional 3-phenylpropionate/cinnamic acid dioxygenase ferredoxin subunit: MMIPACRLADLPRGEAFRLDVDPPVSVFHTDDGEVFAIDDTCTHQDASLADGWLEGCEVECPLHASKFDLRTGSVDSPPAKLPVRTHEVVVEDGMIHVRLSTEAPNLPPCISARLAGGPA; this comes from the coding sequence ATGATGATTCCCGCGTGCCGTCTCGCGGATCTCCCGCGAGGTGAGGCCTTCAGGCTCGACGTCGACCCGCCGGTGTCGGTGTTCCACACCGACGACGGCGAGGTTTTCGCCATCGACGACACCTGCACCCACCAGGACGCCTCGCTCGCCGACGGCTGGCTGGAGGGCTGCGAGGTGGAATGCCCGCTGCATGCCTCCAAGTTCGACCTGCGCACCGGCTCGGTCGACTCCCCGCCGGCGAAGCTGCCGGTCCGGACGCACGAGGTCGTCGTCGAGGACGGCATGATCCACGTCCGGCTCTCCACGGAGGCGCCCAACCTGCCGCCCTGCATCTCCGCCCGGCTCGCCGGGGGTCCCGCGTGA